One Niallia circulans DNA segment encodes these proteins:
- a CDS encoding FecCD family ABC transporter permease — MLVSSFFSLKIGAFSFTSTQIVTDLFSKSESESAIILQDVRMPRLLITIITGANLAVAGALIQALMRNPLASPSVLGINAGASLTVVSCLVFFPAITGYWLIITGFVGATIAALLIFIMSVVFRGGNIAVSISLVGIAIQAFFSSATQSILIFNEESIKTILIWLAGMTAGSAWDDVYLLLPLSLLVYLLAFCSHRSLSILLLGEEVAINLGQRIMAIKLYVSILVILLAGATVSIVGPIGFVGLIIPHIVRYLAGQDYKWVLPLSALYGGCLLVVADILSRFIMFPAETPVGILTALLGSVYFVYLSRIKKMKEKS; from the coding sequence CTGCTAGTATCTAGTTTTTTTTCTTTAAAAATCGGTGCCTTTTCCTTTACATCCACCCAAATAGTAACCGATTTATTTTCAAAATCGGAATCAGAGTCAGCAATCATACTTCAGGATGTTAGAATGCCAAGACTACTTATTACTATTATTACTGGAGCAAATCTAGCTGTTGCCGGGGCATTGATCCAAGCATTAATGCGCAATCCCCTCGCTTCGCCAAGTGTACTTGGCATTAATGCCGGAGCCTCTTTAACAGTAGTATCCTGTTTAGTATTCTTTCCAGCTATTACTGGCTATTGGCTCATTATTACAGGATTTGTTGGCGCTACTATCGCCGCCTTGCTTATTTTTATCATGAGTGTTGTATTTCGTGGAGGAAATATTGCTGTCAGCATTTCACTCGTCGGCATAGCCATTCAAGCGTTTTTTTCTTCTGCAACTCAATCAATCTTAATATTTAACGAAGAATCAATTAAAACAATCCTTATTTGGCTGGCTGGCATGACAGCAGGATCTGCCTGGGACGATGTCTATCTTCTCCTTCCACTCAGCTTGCTTGTTTATTTGCTTGCCTTTTGCTCTCATCGCTCACTGTCCATATTGCTGTTAGGAGAAGAAGTGGCCATTAATTTAGGGCAAAGAATTATGGCAATCAAGCTTTATGTCAGCATACTAGTTATACTGCTCGCCGGTGCAACCGTCTCGATTGTCGGACCGATTGGATTTGTCGGCTTAATCATTCCCCATATTGTTCGCTACTTGGCTGGACAAGATTATAAATGGGTGCTTCCATTAAGTGCTTTATATGGCGGCTGTTTACTTGTTGTCGCAGATATTCTATCGAGGTTTATCATGTTCCCTGCTGAGACACCAGTTGGAATTTTAACAGCCTTATTAGGTTCTGTATATTTTGTGTATCTGTCCCGCATTAAAAAAATGAAAGAGAAGAGTTGA
- a CDS encoding ketopantoate reductase family protein translates to MRIAVLGAGSLGTIVGAYLSEGGMDVELIDTYEAHVNALNQTGAKVVGTHVFQAKVKAITPENKSGKYDLVLLLTKQLYNDSVLAELLPYLREDSVVCSLQNGIPEKNVAAIVGAERVIAGSVEFGATFMEPGVSSLTTEYTQFKKYAFQIGELNGETTDRIKQIKAVLDLVGGTHISDNLVGTKWSKLLINNAFSGLSAALNGEYGDILDNEYGIVSAVHIADETIKVGHAIGVTFAKMNGFDIAALEVINEQDVPERVQTFRAVMEPSRLLKASMLQDLEKMRKTEIDFINGVVPKMAEGTSIPTPFNDLVVKLVKSAEDSQTVPDFTTNIESFEELIKKHKM, encoded by the coding sequence ATGAGAATTGCTGTTTTAGGAGCAGGTTCTTTAGGAACTATCGTAGGAGCATATCTTAGTGAGGGTGGAATGGATGTTGAATTAATTGATACGTACGAAGCACATGTTAATGCTCTAAATCAAACAGGAGCTAAAGTAGTTGGTACACATGTGTTTCAAGCAAAGGTGAAAGCTATTACACCAGAAAATAAATCTGGCAAATATGATTTAGTTTTACTGCTGACAAAACAATTATATAACGACTCTGTTCTTGCTGAGTTACTTCCGTATTTAAGGGAGGATAGTGTAGTTTGTTCCTTACAAAACGGTATACCGGAGAAGAATGTTGCAGCCATTGTTGGTGCAGAGCGTGTAATCGCAGGTTCAGTTGAATTTGGGGCAACATTTATGGAACCAGGAGTATCCAGCTTAACAACCGAATACACTCAATTCAAAAAGTATGCCTTTCAAATCGGTGAATTAAATGGAGAAACAACAGATAGAATTAAGCAAATAAAAGCTGTGTTAGACCTTGTTGGGGGTACACATATATCGGACAATTTAGTTGGAACAAAATGGTCGAAGCTACTTATCAATAATGCATTCAGTGGCTTATCCGCTGCCTTGAATGGTGAATATGGTGACATTCTCGATAATGAATATGGCATCGTTAGTGCCGTTCATATTGCAGACGAAACGATTAAAGTTGGTCATGCTATTGGGGTGACATTTGCTAAAATGAATGGTTTTGATATTGCTGCATTAGAAGTAATAAACGAACAAGATGTACCTGAACGAGTGCAAACCTTTAGGGCAGTAATGGAGCCTTCAAGGCTTTTAAAGGCAAGTATGCTACAAGATCTTGAAAAGATGCGCAAAACAGAAATTGATTTTATCAATGGAGTTGTTCCAAAAATGGCAGAAGGTACAAGTATTCCCACACCGTTTAATGACTTAGTTGTTAAACTGGTTAAATCTGCGGAAGATTCTCAAACTGTTCCTGATTTTACTACCAATATAGAAAGCTTTGAAGAGTTGATAAAAAAACACAAAATGTAA
- a CDS encoding helix-turn-helix domain-containing protein, whose amino-acid sequence MAIVINIDVMLAKRKMSVTQLSEQVGITIANLSILKNGKAKAVRIATLAAICKALECQPGDILEYRQDDN is encoded by the coding sequence ATGGCAATTGTAATTAATATAGATGTGATGCTAGCAAAACGAAAAATGAGTGTCACACAGCTTTCAGAGCAGGTCGGTATCACTATAGCAAACCTCTCTATCCTAAAAAACGGGAAAGCAAAAGCGGTGCGGATAGCTACATTAGCTGCAATTTGCAAGGCATTAGAGTGCCAGCCTGGAGACATTTTAGAGTACCGGCAAGATGATAATTAA
- a CDS encoding acetoacetate decarboxylase: protein MKIDINNIAKNLNTPLTAPAYPMPPYKFVNREYLNIIYRTDEKALRAAVPEPLQITEPLVKFEVMWMPDVSGLGAYTEAGQVIPVRFNGEEGDYVHSMYVDNFPAIASGRELTAYPKKLGAPKLYTDSDTLVGTLDYGSLRVATATMGYKHGEMDKDKAKSEICRPNFMVKIATDYTGELRVCDLIRTQITDIKVKEAWTGPARLQLFEHALAPLADLPVLEVISASHILTDLTLNAAQPVYNYLEEK, encoded by the coding sequence ATGAAAATTGATATTAACAATATCGCAAAAAATCTCAATACACCGTTAACTGCACCAGCTTACCCTATGCCACCATATAAGTTTGTGAACCGCGAATATCTTAATATTATTTATCGCACAGATGAAAAAGCATTAAGGGCGGCAGTGCCAGAACCTCTTCAAATAACGGAACCATTAGTGAAATTTGAAGTTATGTGGATGCCCGATGTTTCTGGACTTGGTGCTTATACAGAGGCTGGACAAGTGATTCCTGTCCGATTTAATGGAGAGGAAGGGGATTATGTGCATTCTATGTATGTAGACAACTTCCCAGCAATTGCAAGTGGGCGTGAGCTAACGGCTTATCCGAAGAAATTGGGAGCACCTAAGCTATATACAGACTCTGATACGCTTGTTGGAACATTGGATTATGGAAGCCTTCGAGTAGCGACTGCCACTATGGGGTATAAGCATGGCGAAATGGACAAGGATAAAGCTAAAAGCGAAATTTGCCGTCCTAATTTTATGGTGAAAATTGCAACCGATTATACGGGAGAATTACGGGTTTGTGATCTAATTCGAACACAAATAACAGATATAAAAGTGAAAGAGGCATGGACAGGACCTGCGCGACTTCAATTGTTTGAACACGCATTGGCACCTTTGGCAGACTTACCAGTATTAGAAGTCATTTCGGCCTCTCATATTCTTACAGATTTGACTTTAAATGCTGCACAGCCTGTATATAACTATCTAGAGGAAAAATAA
- a CDS encoding LysR family transcriptional regulator produces MELLQLKYFQTVAYTEHISKAASTLNIAQPSLSLTIKRLEDELGTALFNRKGRNIQLNSSGRIFLKHVDRIFMELANAQKEIHAEEDKMSHTIKIAISNPRFLAGLISEYINTSPESTIQQGIKAKSDIIASLKKGDVDLGIAGHPIEDDEIESCLLVEEDIVLVLPNTNKYKAKTELSLCEVANEPFISLADNEEYSEFTTNLCKKHGFVPNNIFEVDSYLLLEIIKVNQGVALLPISVCRQLQLNYVKIADISPSYSVSLSWVRNKLLSSSEKSFKDFIIAYYQENIKMFKVD; encoded by the coding sequence ATGGAATTACTTCAACTCAAATACTTTCAGACAGTTGCTTATACTGAGCATATTTCAAAAGCAGCCAGCACCTTAAATATTGCCCAGCCCTCTTTAAGCTTAACTATAAAACGATTGGAGGATGAATTAGGAACAGCGCTTTTTAATAGGAAGGGGAGAAATATTCAATTAAACTCCTCAGGCAGAATTTTTTTGAAGCATGTTGACAGGATTTTTATGGAGCTTGCAAATGCACAAAAGGAAATTCACGCAGAAGAAGATAAAATGTCTCATACGATAAAAATAGCTATCTCCAACCCAAGATTTCTTGCAGGATTAATCAGCGAGTATATTAACACCTCCCCTGAATCAACCATTCAACAAGGAATAAAAGCCAAAAGTGACATAATTGCAAGCTTAAAAAAAGGGGATGTTGATTTAGGGATAGCTGGTCATCCGATTGAAGACGATGAGATAGAGAGTTGTTTATTAGTCGAAGAAGATATTGTGTTAGTGTTGCCAAACACCAATAAGTATAAGGCTAAAACGGAACTATCATTATGTGAGGTTGCAAATGAGCCGTTTATTTCATTGGCCGATAATGAGGAATACAGCGAATTCACTACGAATCTCTGTAAAAAACATGGATTTGTTCCGAATAACATTTTTGAGGTGGATTCCTACTTACTTTTAGAAATAATTAAGGTAAATCAAGGGGTTGCACTACTTCCCATTTCGGTCTGCAGGCAATTACAGTTAAATTATGTGAAAATCGCAGACATTTCGCCCTCCTATTCAGTCAGTCTTTCATGGGTTAGAAATAAATTGCTGTCTTCATCAGAAAAAAGCTTTAAAGACTTTATTATTGCTTATTATCAAGAGAATATAAAAATGTTTAAGGTGGATTAA
- a CDS encoding AraC family transcriptional regulator → MATNTRIRIPDGLWTGLKQLEINVYDLVRKAKMPLTVITESVVTVEQYYALWQAYSDIIGDMELGMLQLPKVFETTQYPPSVLAAYHACDYRDALKRMERYKEMCPPEKLRIVEQGANCVIEVAWLDTEQAGPALLVGTTLAFLLELGRRGTGYPIKAKLVEFTHAFGQVEALEEYFGCFIHIGAKRNRLTLHSEDLDRHFTSYNAELLEILTPVLEQTLDEQRSSHSVTEIVKWILKRNLTGERLDIQDVASELGMSERTLQRRLTDEKTSFKELLKKARHEQARQYLDNPALDIKEVAFLVGYKDQSSFYRAFRSWEGETPLNWRAEHALINELQR, encoded by the coding sequence ATGGCTACAAATACTCGTATTAGAATACCTGATGGACTATGGACAGGACTAAAACAACTTGAAATTAATGTGTATGATTTAGTTCGAAAAGCAAAAATGCCGTTGACTGTAATTACGGAATCAGTTGTCACTGTAGAACAATATTATGCATTATGGCAAGCATATTCCGATATTATCGGTGATATGGAGCTTGGAATGCTGCAGCTTCCGAAAGTGTTTGAAACAACGCAGTATCCCCCGTCCGTACTGGCAGCTTATCATGCCTGTGATTATCGGGATGCGCTTAAAAGAATGGAGCGCTACAAAGAAATGTGTCCTCCTGAAAAATTACGCATTGTGGAACAAGGTGCAAACTGTGTCATTGAAGTGGCATGGTTGGATACGGAGCAAGCTGGACCAGCACTGCTAGTTGGCACAACACTCGCGTTTTTACTTGAATTAGGACGACGAGGCACAGGGTATCCGATAAAAGCGAAATTAGTAGAATTTACACATGCATTTGGTCAAGTAGAGGCACTTGAAGAATACTTTGGCTGCTTTATCCACATCGGAGCAAAACGTAATAGACTGACATTGCATAGTGAAGATCTCGATCGCCATTTTACATCATACAACGCTGAATTACTGGAGATTTTAACACCAGTATTGGAGCAAACTTTGGATGAGCAGCGCAGCAGTCATTCCGTAACGGAGATAGTTAAGTGGATTTTGAAACGCAATTTAACAGGAGAACGCCTCGACATTCAAGACGTAGCAAGTGAGTTGGGCATGAGCGAACGTACTTTACAGCGGAGGCTTACTGATGAAAAAACAAGCTTTAAGGAATTGCTAAAGAAGGCTCGTCATGAACAGGCAAGACAGTATTTGGATAATCCTGCTCTAGACATTAAAGAAGTGGCTTTTCTCGTTGGGTATAAAGATCAGAGCTCATTTTATCGTGCCTTTCGCAGTTGGGAAGGTGAAACTCCTTTAAATTGGCGTGCTGAACATGCACTTATAAACGAACTACAAAGATAA
- a CDS encoding DUF2975 domain-containing protein, which translates to MKRGSTSFLELAVFLLGIPILALGIFGLTWLPTHAANPDYAEVLYPIVTIMYASAAPYFYALYQAYRLLNYIDKNKAFSEDSVNALKWIKLCAIVISCLYVFMLPFIFCVAQLDDAPGLVLIGMVPVFASVVIAVFAAVLQKLLKDAIELKDENEHTI; encoded by the coding sequence TTGAAACGAGGGTCTACGTCTTTTTTAGAATTAGCTGTTTTTCTGTTGGGAATTCCTATTTTAGCTTTAGGGATTTTTGGTTTAACGTGGTTACCTACACATGCTGCAAATCCAGATTATGCGGAGGTTTTATATCCTATTGTTACGATCATGTATGCATCAGCTGCCCCTTATTTCTATGCGTTGTATCAGGCTTACCGACTTTTAAACTATATTGATAAGAACAAAGCGTTCTCTGAAGACTCAGTGAATGCGTTAAAGTGGATAAAACTATGTGCCATTGTCATAAGTTGCTTATATGTTTTTATGCTTCCATTTATTTTTTGTGTAGCACAGCTAGACGATGCTCCAGGCTTAGTGCTTATTGGTATGGTTCCTGTTTTTGCGTCAGTCGTTATTGCAGTGTTTGCTGCTGTCCTTCAAAAGCTTCTTAAGGACGCAATTGAACTAAAAGACGAAAATGAGCATACGATATGA
- a CDS encoding SDR family NAD(P)-dependent oxidoreductase, whose amino-acid sequence MEMELLNKTALVTGSTKGIGKAIAKELAKEGANVLINGRNYEEVERTVQEIKSEFPLTSPQNAAADIVDAQQREELFKKYPNVDILVNNMGIYEIMQYKDVTDEIWQTYFETNVLAANGLCKHYLPKMLGSNDGRIIFIASEEAVMPSGQMPQYCMTKSMLLSLAKSLSILAKGTEVTVNTIMPGPTLSENVQVIIEGIYSDENMKFSEKEKQFMVNNLPHSQIQRFIRPIEIGRLATFLCSPYASAFRGSPIRMDGGMVPTIF is encoded by the coding sequence ATGGAAATGGAATTATTAAATAAAACAGCTTTAGTTACAGGCTCAACAAAAGGAATCGGTAAAGCAATCGCAAAAGAACTCGCGAAAGAAGGAGCAAATGTCCTCATAAATGGGCGTAATTATGAGGAGGTAGAGCGGACTGTACAGGAAATCAAATCAGAATTCCCGCTAACGTCCCCTCAAAATGCAGCTGCGGATATTGTCGATGCTCAACAAAGAGAGGAACTATTTAAAAAGTACCCCAATGTAGATATATTAGTTAACAATATGGGGATTTACGAAATCATGCAATACAAAGATGTTACGGATGAAATCTGGCAAACGTATTTTGAAACGAATGTATTAGCCGCAAATGGATTATGTAAGCATTATCTTCCAAAAATGCTGGGAAGTAATGATGGTCGCATCATCTTTATTGCAAGTGAAGAGGCTGTGATGCCCTCTGGACAAATGCCCCAGTATTGCATGACAAAGTCGATGTTGCTGTCATTGGCAAAAAGCTTGTCTATTCTAGCAAAAGGAACAGAAGTTACAGTCAATACAATCATGCCTGGACCAACACTATCTGAAAATGTCCAAGTAATAATTGAGGGGATATACAGCGATGAAAACATGAAGTTTTCAGAAAAAGAAAAACAATTTATGGTCAATAATCTGCCACATTCTCAAATACAGCGATTTATCAGACCAATTGAAATAGGAAGACTTGCTACATTCTTGTGCAGTCCCTATGCATCTGCATTTAGGGGATCGCCAATCCGTATGGATGGGGGAATGGTTCCGACTATATTTTAA
- a CDS encoding HEAT repeat domain-containing protein, whose amino-acid sequence MMNQIQLQYLINEMDGADTIYNEADGTYTSEGAPSWNAYRKAEALTDTNCISYLIDMFKTSNKESVKRNIYFALGCLGANTGDKRVVDFLLKQLDKETNKHTLERILMSIEEQEVIPDAASIIKCLDDERWLVRHSAISALGKFKSTDVVEDALIEVIRKSQDEYDLYYALGSLSNMGSAKSIPYILPLLTNTKGEVRRSAVCALASLGGAAYLSHYIEALGDRSPHVKSYALLAIKNHGDETAIDVVYKRVKTVLSKKRKIDSDELVPAFEFLSKYKDYDNKVQKLLEWIKIKKWDFLSDREKEGFRKSTN is encoded by the coding sequence ATGATGAATCAAATTCAATTGCAATATTTAATCAATGAGATGGATGGAGCGGACACTATTTATAATGAAGCGGATGGAACCTACACAAGTGAGGGAGCTCCTTCCTGGAATGCATACCGTAAAGCAGAAGCATTGACAGACACAAATTGTATCTCGTATCTAATTGACATGTTCAAAACAAGCAACAAAGAATCAGTCAAAAGGAATATTTATTTTGCTTTAGGGTGTCTTGGAGCAAATACAGGTGATAAACGTGTTGTAGATTTTCTATTAAAACAGCTTGATAAAGAAACAAATAAACATACGTTAGAAAGGATACTGATGAGTATTGAGGAACAAGAAGTCATACCTGATGCCGCTTCTATTATTAAGTGTTTAGATGATGAGAGATGGCTAGTAAGACATTCAGCAATTTCAGCATTGGGAAAATTTAAAAGTACGGACGTAGTAGAAGACGCACTTATAGAAGTGATTAGAAAATCGCAAGATGAATATGATCTTTATTATGCACTTGGTTCTCTAAGTAATATGGGTTCCGCAAAATCCATTCCATATATCCTTCCCTTACTCACGAATACAAAAGGAGAAGTAAGACGCTCCGCTGTCTGTGCACTCGCTAGTTTAGGAGGAGCAGCATACCTTTCCCATTATATAGAGGCATTAGGTGACCGTTCCCCACATGTAAAAAGCTATGCTCTATTAGCAATTAAAAACCATGGTGATGAAACGGCGATAGACGTTGTGTATAAACGTGTAAAAACAGTATTAAGTAAAAAACGAAAGATAGATAGTGACGAGTTAGTACCAGCATTTGAATTTCTAAGTAAATATAAAGATTATGATAATAAAGTCCAAAAATTATTAGAATGGATCAAAATAAAAAAATGGGACTTTCTTTCAGATAGAGAAAAGGAGGGGTTTCGAAAGAGCACTAATTAA
- a CDS encoding MerR family transcriptional regulator, whose protein sequence is MGLTISEVAEKTGIAPHTLRFYEKEGLVPTVNRDHNGIRIYEEYHLEWLSFMVCLRSTNMPLSEMKKYVELTQYGKESISERKEMMLKHKKKVEEQLQETYSYLEKINYKLAFYDIHEKDLKILPQ, encoded by the coding sequence ATGGGGTTAACAATTAGTGAAGTTGCTGAGAAAACAGGTATAGCTCCACATACATTACGTTTTTATGAAAAGGAAGGGCTTGTTCCTACTGTTAATAGAGATCATAATGGCATTCGAATCTATGAGGAGTATCATTTGGAATGGTTAAGCTTTATGGTTTGTTTACGTTCAACGAATATGCCGTTGAGTGAAATGAAGAAATACGTTGAGTTAACGCAATATGGTAAAGAATCTATTAGTGAAAGAAAAGAAATGATGCTTAAACATAAGAAAAAAGTAGAAGAACAGCTGCAGGAAACTTATAGTTATCTTGAGAAAATAAATTATAAATTAGCTTTTTATGATATTCATGAAAAAGACTTGAAGATATTGCCACAATAA
- a CDS encoding DUF3600 domain-containing protein, producing the protein MNIETKLRESLQEKGKEITPPPGLKMNVLTSIHLGKSKTKKRIITGVLAASLLIPTGAFASKSLIADGLYGSFDNLKKHITSATMEGYLRLDAKIAQAQGQIEPEEYKEFIGLVKIMTDAKLEFGDKYGGINYADLSPAKQAELEKVYSDIQPYYDLLNGQESSKDLLTEKEYKHYIESLMVYEEIIASSQINPDHYIETKEIPTDLQAPFEEARDFIDYVNEKQTEYRN; encoded by the coding sequence ATGAATATTGAAACAAAACTTAGGGAGTCCTTACAAGAGAAAGGAAAAGAAATAACCCCTCCACCAGGATTAAAAATGAATGTGCTAACTAGTATTCATCTTGGTAAATCAAAAACAAAAAAACGAATTATCACCGGCGTTTTAGCTGCTTCATTGTTAATACCGACAGGGGCATTTGCCTCAAAATCTCTCATAGCTGATGGACTTTACGGCTCTTTTGATAATCTGAAGAAGCATATTACAAGTGCGACAATGGAAGGTTACCTCCGCTTGGATGCAAAGATTGCCCAGGCACAAGGCCAGATAGAACCAGAAGAATATAAAGAGTTTATTGGACTTGTTAAAATAATGACCGATGCTAAGCTTGAATTTGGTGACAAATATGGGGGGATTAACTATGCTGATCTCTCACCAGCAAAACAAGCAGAGCTTGAAAAAGTATATTCAGACATACAACCATACTATGATTTATTAAATGGACAGGAATCAAGTAAGGATTTGTTAACCGAGAAAGAATACAAACATTATATTGAATCACTAATGGTTTACGAAGAAATTATTGCAAGTAGTCAGATAAACCCAGACCATTATATAGAAACAAAGGAAATACCAACAGATTTGCAAGCTCCATTTGAAGAAGCAAGGGACTTTATTGACTATGTTAATGAAAAACAAACGGAGTATAGGAACTAG
- a CDS encoding ABC transporter substrate-binding protein: protein MYITSIKSNIVLVAALFSLFLAGCSAGQENTNTENIATHSVTHELGTAEVPNKIERVVTLELGLTETAAALGVIPIGVADDDKPERIAEDTMKLIDGYTSVGTRAQPNLEVIRSLNPDLIIADVDRHESIYEELQKIAPTVAFKDDAANYETVVETTKKLGEVLNKPSEADKLITQHNQSIEELKSKLPVTDNTVLQAGYSEGNIFSVSTSSAFTPGFLIRLGVNYALEDDTATTQELTIEQLLKINPDTLIVTVTEDAPSVLKTLKDDPLWNKLTAVSSKQVYEVGHNDWSRRRTLLAIEDNKEKLTEILQNMKTENAE from the coding sequence ATGTACATAACATCTATTAAATCAAACATTGTACTTGTTGCTGCACTGTTTTCTTTATTCCTTGCAGGATGCTCAGCAGGTCAAGAAAATACAAATACTGAAAATATTGCTACACACTCTGTGACACATGAACTTGGAACTGCAGAAGTTCCTAATAAAATAGAGCGAGTTGTTACATTGGAACTTGGCTTAACTGAGACGGCCGCTGCTCTTGGCGTGATCCCCATCGGTGTTGCAGATGATGATAAGCCGGAAAGAATTGCTGAAGATACAATGAAATTAATCGATGGATACACATCAGTAGGTACACGTGCTCAGCCAAATTTAGAAGTAATTAGAAGTCTTAATCCTGATCTGATTATTGCTGATGTTGACCGTCATGAAAGCATCTATGAGGAACTGCAAAAAATAGCGCCGACAGTTGCATTTAAAGACGATGCAGCAAACTATGAAACAGTTGTAGAAACTACAAAAAAGCTAGGTGAAGTATTAAATAAACCGTCTGAAGCAGATAAATTGATTACACAGCATAATCAATCAATAGAGGAACTGAAGTCTAAGCTGCCGGTAACAGATAATACAGTATTACAAGCAGGATACAGTGAAGGAAATATATTCAGTGTATCGACTTCCTCTGCTTTTACACCTGGTTTCTTAATTAGACTCGGTGTTAATTATGCACTAGAGGATGATACTGCAACTACTCAAGAGCTAACAATAGAACAGCTTCTTAAAATCAATCCGGATACATTAATTGTAACCGTAACGGAGGATGCGCCTTCTGTTTTGAAAACATTAAAAGATGATCCTTTGTGGAATAAGCTTACCGCTGTCAGCAGCAAACAAGTTTATGAGGTTGGCCATAATGACTGGTCCCGTAGGAGAACACTGTTAGCTATTGAAGATAATAAAGAGAAACTTACCGAAATTTTACAAAATATGAAAACAGAAAATGCAGAATGA
- a CDS encoding sigma-70 family RNA polymerase sigma factor, which translates to MSVDNELIRIINLIESGDKEACAELYEKTIHDVFKTVHFLMEEKTDIDDVIQDIYIQVFKSIKKFDVERKFKPWLMGIVLKQIKAYRRKKWKIFRTVKKVEEFKQEKEVDFSNKVIEKITNKQLVNLVDELPFKLKQVIILRYLNDYSQEEISAIMEVPIGTVKSRINAALTKLRTKGKNKRLLEEVRKVYEY; encoded by the coding sequence TTGAGTGTTGATAATGAATTAATTAGAATAATTAACCTTATTGAATCTGGAGACAAAGAGGCATGTGCTGAACTTTATGAAAAAACGATCCACGATGTATTTAAAACAGTTCACTTTTTAATGGAGGAAAAAACAGATATAGATGATGTGATTCAAGACATTTACATACAAGTGTTTAAATCTATAAAAAAATTCGATGTAGAACGGAAATTTAAACCTTGGTTAATGGGAATTGTGTTAAAACAAATTAAGGCATATCGAAGGAAAAAATGGAAGATATTCAGGACTGTTAAGAAGGTTGAAGAATTTAAACAAGAAAAAGAAGTAGATTTCTCAAACAAGGTTATTGAAAAGATAACAAATAAACAGCTAGTCAATTTAGTGGATGAATTACCATTCAAACTGAAACAGGTCATTATCCTTCGGTATTTAAACGATTATAGCCAAGAGGAAATTTCAGCAATCATGGAAGTTCCTATTGGAACAGTTAAGTCCAGAATAAATGCTGCTTTAACAAAATTGCGTACAAAAGGAAAAAATAAAAGATTACTCGAAGAAGTGAGGAAGGTTTATGAATATTGA